A single Montipora foliosa isolate CH-2021 chromosome 7, ASM3666993v2, whole genome shotgun sequence DNA region contains:
- the LOC138011537 gene encoding reversion-inducing cysteine-rich protein with Kazal motifs-like: MGSAVDRKEIGEGGKEDKQEENNERFRRGISRHLLQFDTKEPVSSTTECSHPALPGKIPNNSMIYNRNECRLCQCIMGELICEPKPELCYQRYWLGKHLCHMEEGEALRDGERHFDGCNNCLCRNGELLCTRIRCPSADNNYTNYGEAIASKTLNNSTKSETNVRKRGKDPCMECDYEPILPVCGLNWITYRSMCHAIHCGGHNMEQVYQGPCKHKNPCDDAKCAEHEICLNRKQGPCLASTTTDGEVVECQQHQCVNPSQDCTSVSEGKVCGEDHQTYSSECAMSAQGVALAYNGSCEEECADDYSQMCGMDGVTLASSCAAAFLYSHIDYPGACDDVDPQTSVITSSRETYYNRRCKIVEEYLRCPPLECKSQVIPEGSCCPTCGKKCLVRVSLSRKNLTLLRGSRI; encoded by the exons ATGGGTTCTGCTGTCGACAGGAAGGAGATTGGAGAGGGCGGTAAAGAGGACAAACAAGAAGAGAATAATGAGAGATTTCGAAGAGGTATTTCCAGGCATCTGCTGCAATTTGACACCAAGGAACCAG TTTCGTCGACGACCGAGTGTTCTCACCCAGCATTACCTGGCAAGATACCTAACAATAGTATGATCTACAACCGAAACGAGTGTCGCTTGTGCCAGTGCATAATGGGCGAGCTGATCTGTGAGCCAAAACCTGAACTCTGTTACCAGCGCTACTGGTTGGGAAAACATCTGTGCCATATGGAGGAAGGGGAAGCATTGCGTGATGGTGAACGGCATTTCGATGGATGCAACAACTGTTTGTGCCGCAATG GTGAATTACTGTGTACCCGCATCCGCTGTCCCTCGGCGGATAACAACTATACTAATTACGGCGAGGCGATAGCCAGTAAAACACTGAACAATAGCACGAAGTCTGAAACAAATGTCCGTAAGAGAGGCAAAGACCCATGCATGGAGTGCGATTATGAGCCCATATTACCTGTGTGTGGACTCAATTGGATAACATACCGATCAATGTGCCACGCAATTCATTGCGGAGGGCATAACATGGAACAGGTCTATCAGGGACCCTGTAAGCACAAG AATCCTTGCGACGACGCGAAGTGTGCAGAACATGAGATATGTCTCAATCGCAAACAAGGTCCCTGTTTAGCAAGTACTACAACTGATGGTGAAGTTGTTGAGTGTCAGCAACACCAGTGTG TCAATCCATCACAAGACTGTACCTCAGTTTCTGAGGGCAAAGTGTGCGGTGAGGACCACCAAACCTACTCAAGTGAATGTGCAATGTCTGCCCAAGGAGTAGCGCTTGCTTACAACGGATCTTGTGAAGAAGAGTGCGCTGATGATTACTCACAG ATGTGTGGCATGGATGGCGTGACGCTAGCTAGCAGCTGTGCCGCAGCTTTTCTGTACAGTCACATAGATTACCCTGGAGCATGTGACGACGTAGATCCACAGACCAGTGTCATTACAAGTAGCAGAGAGACTTATTATAACCGTCGTTGCAAGATTGTAGAGGAATACCTTCGCTGTCCCCCTTTGGAATGCAAAAGCCAGGTCATTCCCGAGGGAAGCTGTTGCCCAACATGCGGTAAGAAATGCCTTGTAAGAGTGAGTTTGTCTAGAAAAAACCTCACCTTACTTCGTGGTAGCCGCATTTAG
- the LOC138011538 gene encoding S-adenosylmethionine sensor upstream of mTORC1-like isoform X1, with translation MAKKVTDEEHQRLANIVKEMHGKLRKQLRETNGDYEKVWDSHCANKEALKKYASAMHVLAVNHWAKQSPEGRVEWCHRTAIDFFKRGGLGKLMEKQKRRREFSLDVNACCCCFETNKIKDHQDSGEKLHLLDVGSCFNPFSVYHDFYSVAIDLQPAASTVHKCDFLNLDVQHILNSRQQFSCCKNCGTRQISLPQEDSSLEEMHNPSFEKDTILLEEKNAKPMHSRKVLMNIADGNPVSDNSKSWCLGDFINEEEEVTILPAGLFHIIVFSLLLSYFPSPVQRWECCKKAHRLLITNGILLIITPDSSHQNKNAAMIKSWKTGIESLGFVRWKYHKQTHLHCMAFRKVAPCHTYNHVNGSADLMYVPQDFQEEDEEVSDSISSFCIEKDESQIMEWLSELSDL, from the exons ATGGCGAAGAAAGTGACAGATGAAGAGCATCAAAGGCTCGCGAATATCGTCAAAGAAATGCACGGTAAATTGAGGAAACAGCTAAGAGAAA CAAATGGCGATTACGAAAAAGTCTGGGACAGCCACTGCGCTAATAAGGAAGCTCTGAAGAAATATGCATCAGCCATGCACGTGTTAGCTGTCAATCACTGGGCAAAGCAATCCCCTGAAGGAAGAGTGGAATGGTGCCATAGAACTGCAATTGATTTCTTTAAAAGAGGAGGCCTTGGGAAGTTAATGGAAAAGCAGAAGAGAAGGAGAGAGTTCTCTTTGGATGTGAATGCCTGCTGTTGTTGCTTTGAAACGAACAAAATCAAAGATCATCAGGATTCAGG TGAAAAATTGCACCTTCTTGATGTTGGGAGCTGTTTTAATCCATTTTCTGTGTACCATGATTTTTATTCAGTTGCCATAGATTTGCAACCAGCGGCTTCT ACAGTACACAAATGTGACTTCCTTAACCTAGATGTTCAACATATTCTAAACTCCAGACAACAATTTAGCTGCTGTAAAAATTGTGGAACAAGACAAATTTCCTTGCCGCAGGAGGATTCTTCACTTGAGGAAATGCACAATCCAAGTTTTGAAAAGGATACAATTTTGTTGGAAGAAAAGAATGCAAAGCCCATGCATAGTAGGAAGGTTTTGATGAACATAGCTGATGGGAATCCAGTTTCTGACAATTCCAAATCATGGTGCTTAGGGGATTTCATAAATGAAGAAGAGGAGGTAACAATTCTCCCAGCAGGGCTGTTTCACATCATTGTATTTTCTCTGCTCTTGTCATACTTCCCTTCTCCTGTTCAGAGGTGGGAGTGCTGTAAGAAAGCTCACAGACTACTGATCACCAATGGAATCCTATTAATTATTACTCCAGACTCCAGCCATCAGAACAAAAATGCGGCCATGATCAAATCATGGAAGACTGGAATTGAATCTTTAGGTTTTGTAAGATGGAAGTACCACAAACAGACTCACCTGCACTGTATGGCTTTTCGTAAGGTGGCTCCCTGCCACACCTATAACCATGTAAATGGTAGTGCTGACTTGAtgtacgtcccacaggattttCAAGAGGAAGATGAGGAAGTTAGCGATTCAATATCAAGTTTTTGTATTGAGAAGGATGAGTCTCAAATAATGGAATGGTTGAGTGAACTTTCAGATTTGTAG
- the LOC138011538 gene encoding S-adenosylmethionine sensor upstream of mTORC1-like isoform X2 translates to MAKKVTDEEHQRLANIVKEMHANGDYEKVWDSHCANKEALKKYASAMHVLAVNHWAKQSPEGRVEWCHRTAIDFFKRGGLGKLMEKQKRRREFSLDVNACCCCFETNKIKDHQDSGEKLHLLDVGSCFNPFSVYHDFYSVAIDLQPAASTVHKCDFLNLDVQHILNSRQQFSCCKNCGTRQISLPQEDSSLEEMHNPSFEKDTILLEEKNAKPMHSRKVLMNIADGNPVSDNSKSWCLGDFINEEEEVTILPAGLFHIIVFSLLLSYFPSPVQRWECCKKAHRLLITNGILLIITPDSSHQNKNAAMIKSWKTGIESLGFVRWKYHKQTHLHCMAFRKVAPCHTYNHVNGSADLMYVPQDFQEEDEEVSDSISSFCIEKDESQIMEWLSELSDL, encoded by the exons ATGGCGAAGAAAGTGACAGATGAAGAGCATCAAAGGCTCGCGAATATCGTCAAAGAAATGCACG CAAATGGCGATTACGAAAAAGTCTGGGACAGCCACTGCGCTAATAAGGAAGCTCTGAAGAAATATGCATCAGCCATGCACGTGTTAGCTGTCAATCACTGGGCAAAGCAATCCCCTGAAGGAAGAGTGGAATGGTGCCATAGAACTGCAATTGATTTCTTTAAAAGAGGAGGCCTTGGGAAGTTAATGGAAAAGCAGAAGAGAAGGAGAGAGTTCTCTTTGGATGTGAATGCCTGCTGTTGTTGCTTTGAAACGAACAAAATCAAAGATCATCAGGATTCAGG TGAAAAATTGCACCTTCTTGATGTTGGGAGCTGTTTTAATCCATTTTCTGTGTACCATGATTTTTATTCAGTTGCCATAGATTTGCAACCAGCGGCTTCT ACAGTACACAAATGTGACTTCCTTAACCTAGATGTTCAACATATTCTAAACTCCAGACAACAATTTAGCTGCTGTAAAAATTGTGGAACAAGACAAATTTCCTTGCCGCAGGAGGATTCTTCACTTGAGGAAATGCACAATCCAAGTTTTGAAAAGGATACAATTTTGTTGGAAGAAAAGAATGCAAAGCCCATGCATAGTAGGAAGGTTTTGATGAACATAGCTGATGGGAATCCAGTTTCTGACAATTCCAAATCATGGTGCTTAGGGGATTTCATAAATGAAGAAGAGGAGGTAACAATTCTCCCAGCAGGGCTGTTTCACATCATTGTATTTTCTCTGCTCTTGTCATACTTCCCTTCTCCTGTTCAGAGGTGGGAGTGCTGTAAGAAAGCTCACAGACTACTGATCACCAATGGAATCCTATTAATTATTACTCCAGACTCCAGCCATCAGAACAAAAATGCGGCCATGATCAAATCATGGAAGACTGGAATTGAATCTTTAGGTTTTGTAAGATGGAAGTACCACAAACAGACTCACCTGCACTGTATGGCTTTTCGTAAGGTGGCTCCCTGCCACACCTATAACCATGTAAATGGTAGTGCTGACTTGAtgtacgtcccacaggattttCAAGAGGAAGATGAGGAAGTTAGCGATTCAATATCAAGTTTTTGTATTGAGAAGGATGAGTCTCAAATAATGGAATGGTTGAGTGAACTTTCAGATTTGTAG
- the LOC138011536 gene encoding transmembrane protein 168-like encodes MLLKVSNTIARYSAALCFLLFLAGSANGIRERWLHHVSDASIHFLAIAYSVAVLISMATYIYGYREFAKGFCHLWMGVLFSVLSFTEIAFDHPIDSLHDLDATDILIMASTAVHCFRALIVRLCCKPAYETTFLTSEEFFLLLGFLSGTTGTMHFANMLTIILAVTTHLIAFHLKSSIVMLSAVALCLTGSIYFFPASNVNYNPFILSAFCIHLAFESVIDIYFSRLSLIESWKTFIFLQKCIHRLQVFVVLILEALFYGFCMQLIQQPHLPVYKLPVFVLLSIPWLWFHFMFIITCWGFLGKLEECCIVLNARGEFSDNFMSEIMASKGIRHFCLVSQIVTLYTLLSTVMLTASAWQPTNPVFIAELFIVLPVELLVCDMLTKLGKSVGGTAIGYAVVAPSHKYSPTGGVIVLAENAFQSVNTKAMELISIVSRFFSSHMIHNFGTDFSTSGISADYIKKKIDSFFEQRVLPGLHYDTYILYYSGYVLDNGNWALTDNNTLSLHAILKQWRCKNSSAGARLILFLDTAHSDKWVDDVWKVEKDIIAIQTGKLMVTYDPEQGNVFPLGELTKLLWDDVRISDVSQSDSYSLKNSKKVQPVYGVSREWCSFKFHEPTVEDICLHVEQNFPRFIKPITKIFTHLPCNTNVLGVFDWLSNSFHRIKMRLFPPAIYDTGHGFKLVG; translated from the coding sequence ATGCTGTTGAAAGTGTCAAACACGATTGCTCGGTATTCTGCAGcgctttgttttcttctcttcttaGCAGGCTCTGCCAATGGTATTCGCGAGCGATGGCTTCATCATGTATCAGACGCCAGCATTCATTTCCTGGCAATTGCATACTCTGTCGCTGTATTGATATCCATGGCCACTTACATCTACGGATACAGAGAGTTTGCGAAAGGATTCTGTCATCTTTGGATGGGCGTGCTTTTTAGTGTCTTATCCTTCACAGAAATTGCATTTGATCATCCAATTGATTCTCTTCACGACCTGGATGCCACGGACATTTTAATCATGGCTAGCACAGCAGTTCACTGTTTCAGAGCATTGATTGTAAGATTGTGTTGTAAACCTGCTTATGAAACCACCTTCCTCACATCTGAAGAGTTCTTTCTCCTACTGGGTTTTTTATCAGGGACCACTGGAACCATGCACTTTGCAAACATGCTAACAATaattttagcagtcacaactcaccTGATTGCATTTCATCTAAAGTCAAGCATTGTGATGCTGAGTGCAGTTGCCCTTTGTCTAACAGGAAGCATTTATTTCTTTCCAGCAAGTAATGTCAACTACAATCCATTCATATTGTCTGCATTTTGCATTCACCTTGCATTTGAATCAGTAATTGACATTTACTTCTCAAGGCTTTCTTTGATAGAATCCTGgaaaacatttattttcctGCAAAAGTGTATTCATAGGTTGCAGGTATTTGTGGTTTTGATATTGGAAGCTCTGTTTTATGGGTTTTGCATGCAGCTCATCCAGCAACCTCATTTACCAGTGTACAAATTACCAGTATTTGTGCTTCTGTCCATTCCATGGTTGTGGTTTCATTTTATGTTTATCATAACATGTTGGGGATTTTTAGGAAAACTGGAAGAATGTTGCATTGTCTTGAATGCAAGGGGAGAATTCAGCGACAACTTCATGTCAGAGATCATGGCATCAAAAGGTATTCGACATTTTTGTTTGGTATCTCAGATTGTGACTTTGTACACTTTGTTGTCGACAGTTATGCTAACAGCTTCTGCATGGCAACCAACAAACCCAGTTTTCATTGCCGAACTTTTCATTGTCCTTCCTGTTGAGTTACTGGTGTGTGACATGCTTACAAAGCTTGGGAAATCTGTGGGAGGAACAGCTATTGGGTATGCTGTGGTTGCACCATCTCACAAGTACAGTCCAACTGGTGGTGTCATTGTTCTAGCAGAAAATGCTTTCCAATCTGTTAACACTAAAGCAATGGAACTGATAAGTATTGTGTCAAGATTCTTCTCAAGTCACATGATTCATAATTTTGGCACTGATTTTTCAACAAGTGGTATTTCTGCTGATTATATCAAAAAGAAGATAGATTCATTTTTTGAGCAGCGTGTTCTCCCTGGCTTGCACTATGATACCTACATTCTGTACTACAGTGGCTATGTTCTAGACAATGGCAATTGGGCACTAACAGATAACAACACTCTTTCATTACATGCAATATTGAAACAGTGGAGGTGTAAGAATTCATCAGCTGGAGCAAGGCTTATACTATTTCTGGACACTGCTCATTCTGACAAATGGGTGGATGATGTTTGGAAAGTTGAAAAGGACATCATTGCAATTCAAACAGGGAAATTAATGGTCACTTATGATCCAGAACAGGGAAACGTGTTTCCTTTAGGTGAATTGACAAAATTATTGTGGGATGATGTCAGAATCAGTGATGTTTCTCAATCAGACAGCTACTCTTTGAAAAACAGTAAAAAAGTGCAGCCAGTTTATGGTGTTTCCAGAGAATGGTGTTCTTTTAAGTTCCATGAGCCAACAGTAGAAGACATTTGCCTGCATGTTGAGCAAAACTTTCCAAGATTCATCAAACCAATCACTAAGATCTTCACTCATTTGCCATGTAACACAAATGTCCTTGGTGTGTTTGACTGGCTTTCTAATAGCTTTCATCGAATAAAGATGCGTTTGTTCCCTCCCGCTATTTACGACACTGGTCATGGATTTAAGCTTGTAGGTTAA
- the LOC138011539 gene encoding queuosine 5'-phosphate N-glycosylase/hydrolase-like: protein MSTNSYHKRNAKPLYPRESAKLISSKSQDVSICIQGVKEASKVIFDCLKSKKYSFKIWKEHELHPKEMTESTVDWIAVLDTLNFSFWTEENVEPWTVRFEGKNYTGYWALCASINRALKEGIPFTTPSYYAGVTSKELQHIFRSETPTVMPLLEERATNLNEVGKILANDYKNSFTNVISECNGSAKKLLALITSIFKCFQDESDFDGTKVSFYKRAQILISDIWACFEGKAWGSFHDISFLTMFADYKVPQSLLHLSVLKYTNKLMEKLKRGEIIPPGDRLELEIRGNSIWGVELIYQELQKKSQNDLEFSSLSSGELDAILNSVIIDFYLWDFAKEKLEGITELPSHKTRTIFY, encoded by the exons ATGTCGACCAATTCATATCATAAGAGAAATGCAAAGCCCCTATATCCGCGCGAATCGGCTAAACTTATTTCCTCTAAAAGCCAAGATGTGTCTATATGCATACAAGGTGTGAAGGAAGCATCTAAAGTGATATTTGATTGTTTAAAGTCGAAGAAATACAGTTTCAAAATCTGGAAAGAACACGAGTTACACCCAAAAGAAATGACAGAGTCAACTGTGGACTGGATTGCTGTATTAGATACACtgaacttttctttttggaccgAAGAAAATGTAGAACCGTGGACTGTTCGATTTGAGGGAAAGAATTACACTGGTTACTGGGCTTTGTGCGCTTCTATCAACAGGGCCCTGAAG GAAGGAATTCCCTTCACTACACCATCGTACTATGCTGGAGTTACTTCCAAGGAACTGCAACACATCTTCAGATCAGAAACTCCAACAGTGATGCCACTGCTTGAGGAAAGAGCAACAAATTTAAATGAAGTTGGCAAAATACTGGCAAATGATTACAAAAACTCCTTTACCAACGTCATATCAGAGTGCAATGGAAGTGCCAAGAAACTTCTTGCACTGATCACAAGCATCTTCAAGTGTTTTCAAGATGAGTCAGACTTTGATGGTACAAAGGTATCATTTTACAAGCGAGCCCAAATTTTAATTTCTGACATCTGGGCTTGTTTTGAAGGAAAAGCATGGGGCAGCTTCCATGATATTTCTTTTCTCACCATGTTTGCTGATTACAAAGTGCCTCAGTCCCTCCTACATCTCAGTGTCCTAAAATATACAAACAAGTTGATGGAGAAGCTAAAAAGGGGAGAGATCATCCCACCTGGAGATCGGCTTGAGTTAGAAATAAGGGGAAACTCCATCTGGGGAGTTGAGCTGATTTACCAGGAATTACAGAAGAAATCTCAAAATGATCTTGAATTCAGTTCATTATCATCAGGGGAACTTGATGCCATCTTAAATTCAGTCATCATTGATTTTTACTTGTGGGACTTTGCCAAAGAAAAGCTGGAAGGTATCACAGAATTACCCAGCCATAAGACAAGGACAATATTCTATTAA